A genomic stretch from Oreochromis niloticus isolate F11D_XX linkage group LG11, O_niloticus_UMD_NMBU, whole genome shotgun sequence includes:
- the LOC112848193 gene encoding C-C chemokine receptor type 1-like, which produces MSAEYNDTEDNYGNYSEFDYGDYAPTNSTDVQEFSQVFLAILYSLVFILGFIGNGLVVSVLVKHRNQSNLTDICLFNLALSDLLFVFMLPFFSHNARVGQWTFGDFMCRLISGSHHIGFFSSIFFMVVMTLDRYMIIVHAHRVARYRTKRAAIILTVLVWMLSLFVSLPDFIFMQQTEDSQKFRCDYPEENKVWERYNLFTTNVLGLVIPLLVMVGCYSRIIPRLVNMRTAKKHRIVKLIICIVVVFFLLWAPYNISLFLEFLQEREIILNDETWYKNVKLSITVTEAFAYTHCCLNPIIYAFVGEKFMRRALQLLKKLMPGYSRDLTDSSFRRSSVMSRGSEITSSFKL; this is translated from the exons ATGTCAG CTGAATATAATGACACAGAAGACAATTACGGCAATTACAGTGAATTTGATTATGGAGACTATGCTCCAACCAACTCCACCGATGTACAGGAATTCAGCCAAGTGTTTCTTGCTATTCTCTACAGTTTGGTTTTCATCCTGGGCTTCATAG GTAATGGACTAGTGGTGAGTGTACTGGTGAAGCACCGCAACCAGAGCAACCTGACAGACATCTGCCTCTTCAACCTGGCTCTCTCTGACCTCCTGTTCGTCTTCATGCTGCCTTTCTTCTCTCACAATGCCAGGGTCGGCCAGTGGACTTTTGGAGACTTCATGTGCCGTTTGATATCCGGTTCTCACCACATTGGCTTCTTCAGCAGCATCTTCTTCATGGTTGTCATGACGCTGGACCGCTACATGATCATCGTGCACGCTCATAGGGTTGCACGTTATCGCACAAAGAGGGCAGCCATCATTCTGACCGTGCTCGTTTGGATGCTGAgcttgtttgtctctctgccgGATTTTATCTTCATGCAGCAAACAGAAGACTCCCAGAAGTTTAGATGTGATTATCCTGAAGAGAACAAAGTCTGGGAGCGTTACAACCTGTTCACCACAAATGTGCTGGGTCTTGTGATTCCCTTGCTGGTGATGGTAGGTTGCTACTCCAGGATCATCCCCAGGCTGGTAAACATGAGGACCGCGAAGAAGCACCGGATTGTCAAGCTGATCATCTGTATAGTGGTTGTATTTTTCTTACTCTGGGCCCCGTATAACATTTCCCTTTTCCTGGAGTTTCTACAGGAAAGAGAAATAATCCTCAATGATGAAACCTGGTACAAAAATGTAAAGCTGTCTATAACAGTGACTGAGGCTTTTGCTTACACTCACTGCTGCCTGAATCCCATCATATATGCTTTTGTGGGAGAGAAGTTTATGAGACGAGCCTTGCAGCTGCTGAAAAAGTTGATGCCTGGTTACAGCAGAgatctgacagacagctcaTTCAGGAGAAGCTCAGTTATGTCCAGGGGCTCTGAAATCACCTCCTCCTTTAAACTGTAG